The following DNA comes from Bos indicus x Bos taurus breed Angus x Brahman F1 hybrid chromosome 5, Bos_hybrid_MaternalHap_v2.0, whole genome shotgun sequence.
CTGGCAACAGCGCCATTCCTCACTGTGTCTCTTCTTTATTGGACTGAATGTTTTGGAGCCATTTAGAGACATCTTCCCTTCTTGCCTTCCTCATTCCTTGAAAGAAGGAAGGGCTCTGAGAGCAAGGTGCCTTGCTGAGTAGGAATGGGTATCGTGCAGGGCTGGGGCGTAGGGTGGAACATGTATCTGAATCAAGATGTTAACAAAGGCAGGTGCTATGAAGATCAGGAACTGGACACTCCTTGCAGGGAGGGGCCACACCGGGACAGTGAATATCCCTCCCTCATGGGCCCTCCTCACCCCTAAGTCCATGAAGGTTCTCACCCTTGTTTCTGTCCCCCCAGGGGATTTGACCACACTGAGGTGGGGGCAGTAGTGACCAGGAACCTGCAGATCCCCCATCCCACTACCTCCACACTCTGCAGCAGCCCTGCCCGCTCCTTGCTCCACtggcttttttcctccttcaagTGCAGACTGAGCTCAGCCAGCCTGCCGTTGACTCCGGCCACCTCCAGACGGCTGCGGTGCAGCTCGGCTATGGTGCGGTCCCGGGCTCCCGCTGCGCTGGCCAACTCCTCCCCAAGAAGGGCAGCTTTCTGCTGGCTTGAGGCTGCAAGCTCCTGGGCCCCTCGAAGCTGCTCCTTCAGGGGCTCCAGCTCAGCCTcgggagagaggaggagatggaatCAGGGCTCCCAGCAGTCATCTCTTGAGCCAGGAAGACAACTAGGTTCCTTCCTGTCCCCCATTGCATCAGGACCTCAGGCCTGGGTTCTTTAGTCTTGAGCCATGCCTTTCCCCCTATTTGTTTACAACCAGCCCTGGAACGTTTGCTGCTTCCTGTTGCCCAGGGCTTTCACTCACCACCCGCTGCTGGACCTGGCCGAGGGTGTCCTTCATCTGGGCCACCTTGTCCTTCAGTCGCTGGGCCTGAGCACTCTGCTCCTCCTGCCGGTCCTTGGCCTCCTGCAGCTCCAAATTCAAGCGGCGGTTCTCCTGCTGTGCCAtctggagctcagcctggtggaGGTGGAGAGGAGGTAAGGAAAGGGAATACATATTTGGGGTGACTGGGCAGATGGACCTCTGTGATGAGAAAAGCCAAGGTTCCACTCCTCAGATTTAACACAAACTCAAACTGTCAGCCCTGGCCAGCCCTTCCTGGGTTCTCAGCACAAAGCAACTCAATCCTGAACGTCCCATCTCCAGTGGCACAGCCTGGGGTCTTATGTGAATCTAGGCATCCCATGCCTCATGTCTGCTCCCCTACGCTTCCTTTTAGACCAAAACTCAACTTGGATGTGGTGTGGGCTCTCACACTCGCCATATTCCACCTCCCATTCCACCCCGTCCTTGCCACTTGTTTCTGTCCATGGTACTAACTCCGTCCCAAGTCGTTCAGGCTGGACACCTTGGTGCCATGTGCAGTTCTATTCTCTCCCTAGCAGCCCACAGGATGGatgcttctccatccttgggttCTGATGAAGTCATTTGGAAGCTTCAATATTTGATTTCAGTTTCTTCCAAATTATGAAAAATGATGTTGGAAGACAATGTATAGACTCACATGTTAGCACACTGGAGAGCCCCAGGCACTGACATGTGCTTCCAGGTTAATCCATTTTTGTGAAAACCTCAGAATAAAATTTCAACTGTATTTTCTATTGACGTGAAGAGTGAACTGAGATTGCAAGGCAGAAGCTTAAAAATGATCATTTGTACTGGTCTGTATGTGAGACTCAAGGTATACTCAATACTGTATAACCACACACGATACAGAAACAGGTTAGCTGCTGAGGCCAACAAAACCGTCATCCATAACCTCCAATTTCAAAGTTTGGTATCCATCAAAATTATCTAATTGCTTTCATCATTTTATAAGGAAATGTTATACATCTGAATTTGTAGAAGTAAGTTTATAGTAAAACATGGGATGGACAACTGAGAGAGCAAACCAACTTGGAGCCTTACCTCGCTTTGCTCCTTGTCTGCCTGCACTTCCTTCAGCTGCCCAAGGAGCTTCTCTTGTTCCCGAGTCAAGGCCTTCACCGAGTCTCTAACCCTGTGAGTGGTGGACACAATGTCAGGTGACTTATCGGTTTCCAGAGAAGGAACAAAAAGACTCAGACTTTGTCATCAGCCCTTCTGCTGGGGCTCGTCTAGCCCAGAACACCACCTCTCTGGGACACCCAAATTCTAGGTCTAAGCCCCAGGTATCTGAGATTGCTGGCTTTGGAGCGCAGTCTGGGGGTAGATAGTTGttccttcctctctgtgtgtctctttgaGGGAAGCTCTGCTGATGGCTTCCCAGTTGTCTGCACTCAATCAAGAGACTGGAACCCAGATTTTTGTAGACATCTGGGGCCAGTCATCGTTAATGACAAacttttgatttaggtcagaagTCAGCAGATGTGTTCGGTAAAGGGCCTGAGAGTAAGTATTTTAGTTCTGCAGGTTGTGTGGACTCTGTGGCAACCTCTAAACTCTGCCACGGGAGTGTGGAAACAGCCATAGACAGGATGTAAATGAATGAGCCTGGCTGTCTCAATGAAGTTTTTATGAAAACTGGAATTtgaatttcatttgattttcacatGTCACATAATATAACTACTCTTTTGTTATTCAAGCATTAAAAATTGTCAAAACCATTCTTACCTTGAGGGCTGTACAAAACCACGTGGTAGGCTGGATTTGGCATGTGGGCcacagtttgctgacccctggtctAGACAGTCCCTGATCTTTTCCAGGTGCTTGGTTTGATCCCAACGTTTCTATTCCATGATTTAGAACCTAGACATTTAGTATCTCCCTAGGGCAAGACTAACACATCCTAGACTGAAGAGGCCTTAGGGACCAACTCACTTTTTACTCTGGGTCTTGGATAGCATGCTGCTTTTCtccaaagagtttttaaaaagatattaaatcTACCAGCACTGAATGAAAGAAACTTAATTATGTCATTTGATGAAAGAAGTGTTTCTCCTGGTGAAAATCTGAAGGAGAGGCAAGGGAGGTGGCCAATATTTGTGCTATATGGTACAGAGAATAGTTGTCTAGCAGAAGATAGAAATTTATTCTATGTGGCTCCAGAGGTCTACACCAGGACCAATCAGGAAAGCTACAGCAGAGTAAATATGACACAAGAGATAAAAAAAATGATGGCTTTCTGATAAAGAGGCCACCTTCTGAGGCAGTGATCTTCCCTCACATACCCTCTTAAATACATTACATTTCTCCCAATGCTAAGGTTCTATGATTTGTACCTGTTTTCAGGGCAAAGATCCCATAACATTTCTTGATCACCAGTTCTAACATTTCCTAATAATGAGAACAGAGTCTAATCTTATGCTTTGCTGAAGTAAAATCTGAAATCCACCCTCTCTTATCTTGCCTGGACCATTCTATCCATTCCGTTCTTCCAAATCCTGCACTCCTAGCTCCTGCTTCACCTTCGCTGCACAATAAATACTAATGATTATTTCTAAAGGTAAGGAATACAGAATAGGTTGTATTCCTATTCTGAAAGATGGAAGAGAGCTTGGCAGACAGAGATATCTTTAGGAACTGGAATACCCTGAGTGAAGttgagaagggaaggagaaaccATCAGGCAGGTCTTGCCTGCCTGACACAGGAGGCTGAGGTTTGAGGGTCACAGGAAACGAAGGGAAGTAATGGGGCGGAAAGGGTGCCTCACCTGTCCAGCTCCACCTCCTTCATTAGCACTTTCTCACTGATGGTCTGGATGTCCTCTTCCAGCTCCAGGATGCGGGCCACATGGTCTCCCTGTTGTCGGCTCAGGATGTCCCTCTCTTCTGTGAGCTCCCCGTGGGACCGGGAAAGCCCCTGGAATTAAGGTTCCCCAAGAAGAGAGAAGCTGAGACTCACCTCGCAATGAGTGGACTAAAGGCTTAGGAGTAGAATCCTAAGTTTGACTACCTACCCATCTACCCTTGTAAATGTAAAATCTTTTACATTTACAAGTCACCTTCCTTGAAGAAGAAACTGTAAGGACACATCCCCTTCCAGTGAAGATGGCCACCTCCACCCTATCTCAGCACTCCTATGACTCAGAGAACTGAGTCTCACTACCAATTTGGGACAAGTCTCCCATCACAGCCAGTTTACTACTACTTGTGAGCCCTTCAGCCTGTATCTTTGATGCCAGAACCATTAAGAGCCCACTAACATCTCCCTTTCACTGTCTTCATTTTACTGGGTTTAGATTTTGGACCCCAGGTAGGCAGCCAGGACCTTCCCCCCACCGGCCCAGCTCCCACCTTATACTGCTCTGCCAGCTCCGCATGCTCCTGCCTGGCCGCTGCCAGAGCCTTCTCAAGCTCCTGCACTTGGCTCTTCAGCTCTGTCACCTGCCCCTCCAGCTGTAGCTTCAGCTGCATCAGGTCATTCCTCTCTTGCTGGCTCTCATCCAGCTGGTTCTACGGGGGACAGGATGAGAAGTTGGGTTCTGCCTGCAAAGCACCCATTCCAAGGTCCTGTCCCCACCACTCTGCAGATGCGTGTCAGGGTGGGGAAGTTACATCAGTACAGGCTATAAAGGGGagagtcagggaggcctggtgtgctaccaaATCCTGCCCACCTCCCATCACACATGGGCTCCCCGAACTCTTACTGCCCACCCCTCTTCTCTTTTGTCCCCGAGGTCTTGCCCCTTCTTTGCCCAGCAATGGCAGGAACTCCTCACCTGGCAGAAGTCTTTCTCAATCCACACAGACAAAAGGGATGGCTCCCCTAATTTTACCCTATTtgttctggagtcagacagatgtGGGTTTAAATCTCCagtatgatttttgtttttactagCTAGGTGACCTTAACAAagtacttaatttctctgagtctctttcctcatctgtcatGTGATTCCCTAGCCTGGATTGTTGGAaggtttaaataagaaaaatgaatgtaaaaacaGAAAGTGGGTAGGAGTTCACCCACCGCTGACTTACGTAAGATATGAGTATCTTCTTCCCATCCTTCTGGTGATTCCATAAGCTTAGAGGGTTCCAGAGGGCAGGAGTTTGCGTAAATCTCAAACTACTCATTCCCACCTTCTGAGCCTTCCCCAGGCCTGTCCTCTTGTCTGGGGCATGGACGTCCTCCCCATCAggccctctctttccccttccttccgAAGTCTTCCTTGCTAACATCTGCCTCCTGTCCCTAATTCTTCTCTATTTGGtccaatagaaaaataatacaagctacatatataacttaaaattttctagtagacgcttaaggaaaataataagaaacaGATGGAATTCATTCATCTAATCCAGTCGATCaaaaatgttatcatttcaacatggaATTGATATAAACCATTATTGAGatcttttacattctttttttaatactagGTCTTCAAAACCCAGTGTCTATTTTATCCATACAGAACATCTCAGTTTAGaccagtcacatttcaagtgctgaaGAGCCACACGTGGGTAGCTGCTCCACAGGTCTGGGGCCCTACCGATCTGCTCTCCCTCCTCACTCATCCTGGAAATGGgtctcatccttccctcccttggAACGTTCCTTCCCCGAGGAGCCTCCCTCCACTCTCTGCAGCTTCCTCCAGAGTCCAGGGAAGGATGAAGCCCCAGAAGGAGGAGGTTCAAAAAGTTCTTAGGAAATACTGAGTGATGCTGGCCTGTGGGTGGTCTGCTTTCCTACCCTACGTGGTTGTGAGTATCGGACTGAGACTTTCCTGTAGGCAAGGCTTTGGGTAACTCCCAATGAGGTCACAGCTGAGGCTACAGCGAGggcagggaagtgggaggggccCCCTGCAACGGTATCCTCCCACACCCTTGCCCGGGAGCagctctgctgctctcttctcaCCTGCAGCACAGTTGCCTTGGGGACAACCAGCAGGATGTCAGAGCCACCATCAGTCTCCTCCAGGGTCACCAGTTCATCCATGGGCCGTGGCTCTCGGAACTGGAAAGGGGGGCTCTGCCCACACACCCGGCCCTGGCGGTTCACATAGCGAAACTGGTAGAGCTGGGCTCCAGGTTTGGGCAGGTAGCTGGCTGTGGGGAAAAGTACAGACCCAGGACCCCAGTATGATGCCAGGCCCTCAGGTGCTCAGCAGACCCTCTTCCCCTTGGTGTATCTTATTAGCCACTGTCTTTGGCTCCAGCCCCTTGCTCCCTGTTCTATAGACTGTTTTCTCTCCTCTCGTCTCCCACAGGCTATTTCTGATCCCTGGCATACTCTTTCCCTCCTTTCTGCCTCgccctctctttcctctcttgccCAAACCTACCCTctttaataacaacaacaataacaacaatgctgttgttgttgtttaattgctaagtcatgtccgactcttttgcgaccccatggaccatagcccgccaggctcctctgtccatgggacatcCCAAGCAACAGTAGTGGAGTGgcctgccgtttcctcctccgggggatcttcccgacccagggattgaacccagatctcctccactggcaggtgattctttatcactgagccactagggaaacccagtAACAACACTAGTTATCATTTTTTTGAGTAcccattatgtgccaggcactgtattaACAGCTTTATCTGTATCATTTTAAATCTTCATATTGTTCCTATAAGCCAGGCATCCCCTTTTACTGTTACGATAACAGACACAGATAgggtaagtaatttgcccaaggtcaaacaGCTTGTAAGTATTAGAGCTGAGATTTGACACTTTTAGAATCTAATGAGCATCTTCTTAATACGAAGCCACTTTTCCCCTCTTCCCTACCTCCTAATTCCACAGGAGGAGTCCCCTCCTTTTTTCTTAGGAGGCAGCGTTATTGGCCCTTTACTGTTCCTTTCATGTCTGAacccctgatgctgtgaaaagcCCATGATTCTATTAATATATCTGGTGAGCCCATTACCCTCTTCCAAACTCTATCCCTTTGACCCCTCCCTCCCgatttttcctcttccttgtaCCTTGGAACTGGACGCTGGCGTGGATGGGAGAACCATCAGTAACACTTTCAGGCACCAAAGACCACACAAATGTGTGGTAATCCCGGACACAGGCAGCCTCCACCTGTCAGAGCCCACAGTGGGAGAGGGGTATGGCGATGCACCTCCCAGCTCTGGATAGTGCAAAGGGCTGAGGGACTGAATGGGGGCGGGCAGGATGGTGTGGCTGTGGCAAGGATGCTGAGAGACAGGGAAAGTGGAGGGATGCTAGTGTGTCAGGAGAGAGCAAGGTTAAGATAGGGAGAAGGTGGGCTTTGCTTACACAGATGGCCTTAGCCATTTCTGACatccttctcccttcttccctatCATTATGAGGTTGCGAATCCAGAAACCAAGTCATTCCCCTTATTCCAAACCACCCAGGACCCATAAACCTGAGCCCAAGGGGATCTAGGGATACCTTGAAGATGCCAATCCAGTCACTGGCACTGGGCACGGTGCCTGGCGGGAGTGTGTAGTGACATTCCACCTTGGTGTTGGGAATGTAGGTCCGGGCTACATTCAGAAAGTTGACTCCACCCCGGGATGGTGCCCGGCTTAGTGATGACTCTTCCATTCTGGTCTCGAGCTATCTGCCCTCCTGTGAAACAAAGATTTAATATCCTAAAAAGTCTCTCCCCTCTACCTCTCTGTCCCACAACTCTGTCCCTACCCACCCACAGCCCTTGCCCCTAGAGATGAAGGTGTATCTGGTTTCCAACCCTTGTGAGTTACAGGACTCTTTAAAGGTATCGATCTTTGTTTCTAGGGCATTGGCCTGGCCT
Coding sequences within:
- the CALCOCO1 gene encoding calcium-binding and coiled-coil domain-containing protein 1 isoform X2; translation: MEESSLSRAPSRGGVNFLNVARTYIPNTKVECHYTLPPGTVPSASDWIGIFKVEAACVRDYHTFVWSLVPESVTDGSPIHASVQFQASYLPKPGAQLYQFRYVNRQGRVCGQSPPFQFREPRPMDELVTLEETDGGSDILLVVPKATVLQNQLDESQQERNDLMQLKLQLEGQVTELKSQVQELEKALAAARQEHAELAEQYKGLSRSHGELTEERDILSRQQGDHVARILELEEDIQTISEKVLMKEVELDRVRDSVKALTREQEKLLGQLKEVQADKEQSEAELQMAQQENRRLNLELQEAKDRQEEQSAQAQRLKDKVAQMKDTLGQVQQRVAELEPLKEQLRGAQELAASSQQKAALLGEELASAAGARDRTIAELHRSRLEVAGVNGRLAELSLHLKEEKSQWSKERAGLLQSVEAEKDKILKLSAEILRLEKAVQEEKTQSQVFKTELAREKDSSLVQLSESKRELTELRSALRVLQKEKEQLQEEKQELLEYMRKLEARLEKVADEKWSEDPATEDEEAAVGLSCPAALTDSEDESPEDMRLPPYSLCESGDPGSSPATGPREASPLVVISQPAPIAPQLSGPAEDSSSDSAEDEKSVLMAAVQSGGEEANLLLPELGSAFYDMASTVLCRAQIALHPPSPAPTPSPATRCCRSSLTPLGNPLGGGFSGFAVGPLTEASTGGPATPPWKECPICKERFPAESDKDAMEDHMDGHFFFSTQDPFTFE
- the CALCOCO1 gene encoding calcium-binding and coiled-coil domain-containing protein 1 isoform X4 yields the protein MEESSLSRAPSRGGVNFLNVARTYIPNTKVECHYTLPPGTVPSASDWIGIFKVEAACVRDYHTFVWSLVPESVTDGSPIHASVQFQASYLPKPGAQLYQFRYVNRQGRVCGQSPPFQFREPRPMDELVTLEETDGGSDILLVVPKATVLQNQLDESQQERNDLMQLKLQLEGQVTELKSQVQELEKALAAARQEHAELAEQYKGLSRSHGELTEERDILSRQQGDHVARILELEEDIQTISEKVLMKEVELDRVRDSVKALTREQEKLLGQLKEVQADKEQSEAELQMAQQENRRLNLELQEAKDRQEEQSAQAQRLKDKVAQMKDTLGQVQQRVAELEPLKEQLRGAQELAASSQQKAALLGEELASAAGARDRTIAELHRSRLEVAGVNGRLAELSLHLKEEKSQWSKERAGLLQSVEAEKDKILKLSAEILRLEKAVQEEKTQSQVFKTELAREKDSSLVQLSESKRELTELRSALRVLQKEKEQLQEEKQELLEYMRKLEARLEKVADEKWSEDPATEDEEAAVGLSCPAALTDSEDESPEDMRLPPYSLCESGDPGSSPATGPREASPLVVISQPAPIAPQLSGPAEDSSSDSEAEDEKSVLMAAVQSGGEEANLLLPELGSAFYDMASGFAVGPLTEASTGGPATPPWKECPICKERFPAESDKDAMEDHMDGHFFFSTQDPFTFE
- the CALCOCO1 gene encoding calcium-binding and coiled-coil domain-containing protein 1 isoform X3 translates to MEESSLSRAPSRGGVNFLNVARTYIPNTKVECHYTLPPGTVPSASDWIGIFKVEAACVRDYHTFVWSLVPESVTDGSPIHASVQFQASYLPKPGAQLYQFRYVNRQGRVCGQSPPFQFREPRPMDELVTLEETDGGSDILLVVPKATVLQNQLDESQQERNDLMQLKLQLEGQVTELKSQVQELEKALAAARQEHAELAEQYKGLSRSHGELTEERDILSRQQGDHVARILELEEDIQTISEKVLMKEVELDRVRDSVKALTREQEKLLGQLKEVQADKEQSEAELQMAQQENRRLNLELQEAKDRQEEQSAQAQRLKDKVAQMKDTLGQVQQRVAELEPLKEQLRGAQELAASSQQKAALLGEELASAAGARDRTIAELHRSRLEVAGVNGRLAELSLHLKEEKSQWSKERAGLLQSVEAEKDKILKLSAEILRLEKAVQEEKTQSQVFKTELAREKDSSLVQLSESKRELTELRSALRVLQKEKEQLQEEKQELLEYMRKLEARLEKVADEKWSEDPATEDEEAAVGLSCPAALTDSEDESPEDMRLPPYSLCESGDPGSSPATGPREASPLVVISQPAPIAPQLSGPAEDSSSDSEAEDEKSVLMAAVQSGGEEANLLLPELGSAFYDMARCCRSSLTPLGNPLGGGFSGFAVGPLTEASTGGPATPPWKECPICKERFPAESDKDAMEDHMDGHFFFSTQDPFTFE
- the CALCOCO1 gene encoding calcium-binding and coiled-coil domain-containing protein 1 isoform X1 produces the protein MEESSLSRAPSRGGVNFLNVARTYIPNTKVECHYTLPPGTVPSASDWIGIFKVEAACVRDYHTFVWSLVPESVTDGSPIHASVQFQASYLPKPGAQLYQFRYVNRQGRVCGQSPPFQFREPRPMDELVTLEETDGGSDILLVVPKATVLQNQLDESQQERNDLMQLKLQLEGQVTELKSQVQELEKALAAARQEHAELAEQYKGLSRSHGELTEERDILSRQQGDHVARILELEEDIQTISEKVLMKEVELDRVRDSVKALTREQEKLLGQLKEVQADKEQSEAELQMAQQENRRLNLELQEAKDRQEEQSAQAQRLKDKVAQMKDTLGQVQQRVAELEPLKEQLRGAQELAASSQQKAALLGEELASAAGARDRTIAELHRSRLEVAGVNGRLAELSLHLKEEKSQWSKERAGLLQSVEAEKDKILKLSAEILRLEKAVQEEKTQSQVFKTELAREKDSSLVQLSESKRELTELRSALRVLQKEKEQLQEEKQELLEYMRKLEARLEKVADEKWSEDPATEDEEAAVGLSCPAALTDSEDESPEDMRLPPYSLCESGDPGSSPATGPREASPLVVISQPAPIAPQLSGPAEDSSSDSEAEDEKSVLMAAVQSGGEEANLLLPELGSAFYDMASTVLCRAQIALHPPSPAPTPSPATRCCRSSLTPLGNPLGGGFSGFAVGPLTEASTGGPATPPWKECPICKERFPAESDKDAMEDHMDGHFFFSTQDPFTFE